A window from Candidatus Caldatribacterium sp. encodes these proteins:
- a CDS encoding carbohydrate ABC transporter permease: MHRRKGSIVAEVLTWVVVVIAILWVLFPFYWTVITSFKKPADVFRLSSIPWLQFTPTLSNWQTEFTQRGPEILRGITNSIIIAVFASLIAVALGTLAGYGLARYKYVKWRNQSMAFWFLSQRFLPPAATVIPFFLLMKSLGLLDTRVALILVNTTFAMPFAVLIMKDMFRELPVELEEAALVDGCSRWEAFLRIALPLAAPALVATVIICFSFAWNEFLFALVLTYKNATPMTIIIAGTEHTQGVQFWYVSTRLLLAILPPTLLALTVQRYIVRGLTMGAVKG, translated from the coding sequence ATGCACAGGAGAAAAGGCTCCATCGTTGCGGAAGTCCTAACGTGGGTGGTTGTGGTCATTGCCATCTTGTGGGTGCTTTTCCCCTTCTACTGGACCGTTATTACATCCTTTAAAAAACCGGCGGACGTCTTTCGCCTGAGTAGCATTCCCTGGCTCCAGTTCACTCCGACCTTGAGTAACTGGCAGACGGAATTCACGCAGCGGGGTCCAGAAATTCTCCGGGGAATCACGAATAGCATCATCATCGCCGTTTTTGCTTCGCTCATTGCCGTGGCTTTGGGAACCCTTGCGGGATATGGATTAGCCCGGTACAAGTACGTGAAATGGCGGAACCAGAGCATGGCGTTCTGGTTCCTTTCCCAGCGCTTCCTCCCTCCTGCAGCCACAGTTATTCCTTTCTTCCTCCTCATGAAGTCTTTAGGTCTTTTGGACACAAGAGTGGCCCTTATTCTTGTCAACACCACCTTTGCCATGCCCTTTGCCGTACTCATTATGAAGGACATGTTCCGGGAGCTGCCGGTTGAGCTTGAGGAAGCTGCGTTGGTTGATGGATGCTCCCGGTGGGAAGCTTTCTTGCGGATTGCCCTGCCTCTGGCGGCGCCAGCGCTTGTAGCGACAGTCATTATCTGTTTCTCTTTTGCCTGGAACGAGTTCCTCTTTGCCCTCGTTCTCACCTACAAGAACGCAACCCCTATGACCATTATCATCGCCGGTACAGAGCACACTCAGGGAGTGCAGTTCTGGTACGTCTCAACGAGGCTTCTCCTTGCCATACTCCCACCGACTCTCCTTGCCCTCACTGTCCAGCGCTACATCGTTCGCGGCCTCACCATGGGTGCGGTGAAGGGATGA
- a CDS encoding glycosyltransferase family 2 protein, translating into MHPFLALSEQWVDDSLEPLRVLALLLYCFWVYETIVALRGFQSPRPLPRARRFRKFAVLIPAHNEEKVLGPLLESLKRQEYPREFFDVYVACDACTDRTKEVALAHGAFVLERNDPKRPGKTHDAIALFDADNLVHPQFLSRMNDYLEAHEDAEVIQGYLETKNPDHSWLTRMYALAYWYANRFWQLARANWGLSATLGGTGLVIRTSCISRLGWNLKSLTEDLEFSVQVVLAGGKVHWNEWAITYDEKPTCYASSHRQRTRWMQGHSFILWRYGWKLLLKFLLSGHLQYLDYLLYLFTPLSIVLTTVSVAFEALRRGVCGNTSSLLYLYLWIPLALVQSAYQVVLGPSLKEGRFTLRYLPYFALYTVYGLSWIPIVFSGVLLSWNQRRWVKTEHSCAISIKEILGESAASK; encoded by the coding sequence ATGCATCCCTTTCTCGCACTATCCGAGCAATGGGTCGACGACTCCTTGGAACCGCTCAGAGTTCTCGCCCTTCTCCTGTACTGCTTTTGGGTCTACGAGACCATCGTAGCCCTTCGGGGATTCCAATCCCCTCGTCCTCTTCCAAGAGCTCGACGGTTCAGGAAATTCGCCGTCCTCATCCCTGCTCACAACGAGGAGAAAGTCCTGGGGCCACTCCTTGAGAGCTTGAAGAGACAAGAGTACCCAAGAGAGTTCTTCGACGTTTACGTCGCCTGCGACGCCTGCACCGACCGGACCAAAGAAGTTGCCCTTGCCCATGGAGCCTTTGTCCTTGAACGAAACGACCCCAAACGCCCTGGTAAAACGCACGATGCCATAGCCCTCTTTGATGCTGACAACCTCGTCCATCCTCAGTTTCTCTCCCGGATGAACGACTACCTTGAGGCCCACGAGGACGCAGAAGTCATCCAGGGGTACCTTGAGACGAAAAATCCGGATCACTCCTGGCTCACCAGGATGTACGCTTTGGCGTACTGGTACGCCAACCGGTTCTGGCAACTTGCCCGGGCAAACTGGGGACTCTCAGCTACCTTAGGAGGCACAGGCCTTGTCATAAGGACTTCCTGCATTTCCCGTCTGGGATGGAACCTGAAGAGTCTCACCGAAGATCTCGAGTTCAGCGTTCAGGTGGTGCTTGCGGGAGGCAAAGTCCACTGGAACGAGTGGGCCATAACCTATGATGAGAAACCAACTTGCTACGCCTCAAGCCACCGCCAGCGCACCCGCTGGATGCAGGGACATTCCTTCATCCTCTGGCGGTATGGATGGAAACTTCTCCTGAAATTCCTCCTCAGCGGACATCTCCAGTACCTGGACTACCTTCTCTACCTTTTCACACCTTTGAGCATCGTCCTGACCACAGTTTCTGTAGCTTTTGAAGCCCTGAGGCGGGGAGTTTGCGGAAACACATCTTCTCTCCTGTACCTGTACCTCTGGATTCCCCTTGCCCTTGTCCAGAGCGCCTACCAGGTGGTCCTTGGTCCTTCCCTCAAGGAGGGCCGCTTCACCTTGCGGTACCTTCCCTACTTTGCCCTGTACACGGTGTACGGCTTAAGCTGGATACCCATTGTCTTTTCGGGTGTTCTGCTCTCCTGGAACCAGAGACGGTGGGTCAAAACCGAACACAGCTGTGCCATTTCTATCAAGGAGATCCTCGGGGAATCCGCAGCATCAAAGTAA